A genomic region of Trifolium pratense cultivar HEN17-A07 linkage group LG3, ARS_RC_1.1, whole genome shotgun sequence contains the following coding sequences:
- the LOC123915971 gene encoding myosin-2-like isoform X1, which yields MFRWRSDKNKVKAIFKLHFHLTQVVQSGVDSLVLSIIPGDNGKPTTRLEKAIVTDGICKWENPVYETVKFAYDTKNAKFTEKIYYFVVSTGLSKASIFGEVSIDFADYAEATKISSVSLPIKNSNSDAVLHVSIQRLQENNDKREEEEYEDTKLKPNDRSLRTYLSNGDLNGCTKSDSSEISQDASANANTDRSGLTVDCRTSSGSDITLSSSDGSFGLDTPRELGLRNTTIQVTTNGVPSEPQKPAVNALPSMYDVHQRSSHFRDRSASSEHGLSTDGSSHGSHDALPRERSHQASDLENEKLKAEVAALARQVDVSDMELQTLRKQIVKESKSRQELAKEVISLKEERDTLKIECENLKSLRKRVDEAKMSSRSQLGSGDLHTLVEEIRQELNYEKDLNANLRLQLKKTQESNAELVLAVQDLDAMLEQKNREIHSRSNTYEHTKNSHDLGRNPSNCETDDDEQKELDELVKDQSGAKETHLLEQKIMDLHSEIEMYRRDKDELEMQMEQLALDYEILKQENHDIAYKLEQSELQEQLKLQYECSPPPGIEDFETHIQNLESRLKKQSEEFSNSLETIKSLENQISRLEEELEKQSQGFEADLDAVTRDKVEQEQRAIRAEEALRNTRHKNASTAERIQEEFRRLSMQMATTFEANETATMRALTEANELRVHKRLLEEKLCKVKEELQSVKADYEVKLNELSNKIDTMTVQMQQMLLEIDDKSMQLENQKTHEEQAGNDFSEEIQLLKSENEKLTVEISCLSEQVKQKEILSSDMELMKKSLEEYEILLNTQKEERNELVSTIALLKKEAEQSLDELNMMMHLKDEEEKVSRLLHSELEALKVQYSDLKRSLIDDETEKENLKQEIFHLRSELTKKDDALTTQIASIPQHSKEMTNLSEKIKMLEDLIKSKEIALETSASSLLEKERELQSKVEELEDKVEELNRRTKVVADTSFTSTNDRSEEVRSTIEHLNDTSCISEENGVVASSSKSHAHLSVKEAEKHTMDTNADGSLSDVLTELSSLKERDTSMETELKELQERYSEMSLKFAEVEGERQKLVMTVRSLKNSRKG from the exons ATGTTCAGATGGAGGAGTGACAAAAATAAAGTCAAAGCTATTTTCAAACTCCACTTTCATCTCACTCAG gTGGTACAATCTGGTGTGGATTCTTTGGTGTTGTCTATAATTCCTGGTGATAATGGAAAACCAACTACAAGATTAGAGAAAGCTATAGTAACTGATGGAATTTGTAAATGGGAGAATCCTGTTTATGAAACTGTTAAATTTGCTTATGACACTAAAAATGCCAAATTTActgaaaaaatttattattttgttgtttcaacG GGGTTatcaaaagcaagtatttttgGGGAAGTTTCTATAGATTTTGCTGATTATGCAGAAGCTACAAAGATTTCTTCTGTTTCTCTTCCCATCAAGAATTCAAATTCTGATGCTGTCTTGCAT GTATCAATCCAGAGATTACAAGAAAATAATGATAAAAG AGAGGAAGAGGAATATGAAGATACTAAACTAAAACCCAATGATAGGAGCTTAAGGACCTATTTAAGCAATGGAGATCTTAATGGATGCACTAAAAGTGATTCTTCAGAA ATTTCACAGGATGCGTCTGCCAATGCAAACACAGATAGATCTGGATTGACTGTTGATTGTAGGACATCTAGTGGATCTGACATTACATTGTCAAGTTCCGACGGAAGCTTTGGACTTGATACTCCCCGAGAACTTGGACTAAGAAATACTACCATCCAGGTAACCACAAATGGTGTCCCTTCAGAGCCTCAAAAACCTGCTGTGAATGCCTTGCCATCAATGTATGATGTACATCAGAGATCATCACATTTCCGGGACCGCTCAGCTAGTTCAGAACATGGTCTGAGTACGGACGGTTCATCACATGGCTCTCATGATGCACTTCCGAGGGAAAGATCCCATCAGGCATCAGATTTAGAGAATGAAAAGTTGAAGGCTGAAGTTGCTGCTTTGGCTAGGCAGGTGGATGTGTCAGACATGGAACTTCAGACTCTTCGGAAGCAAATCGTAAAGGAAAGCAAAAGTAGGCAGGAGCTCGCAAAGGAAGTTATCAGCTTGAAAGAGGAAAGAGATACACTCAAAATAGAATGCGAAAATCTCAAGTCTTTACGCAAACGAGTGGATGAAGCCAAAATGAGTAGCAGGTCACAATTGGGAAGCGGAGATCTTCATACTCTTGTTGAAGAAATCAGACAAGAATTGAATTATGAGAAGGACCTGAATGCAAATCTCAGACTACAGTTAAAGAAGACACAGGAATCAAATGCTGAACTAGTTCTCGCTGTTCAGGATCTCGATGCAATGTTGGAGCAGAAAAATAGGGAAATACACAGTCGTTCCAATACTTACGAACATACTAAAAACTCCCATGATTTAGGGAGAAACCCCTCTAATTGTGAAACAGACGATGATGAACAAAAAGAATTGGATGAGCTTGTTAAGGATCAAAGCGGTGCCAAGGAGACACACTTACTTGAGCAAAAAATCATGGATCTCCATAGTGAAATAGAGATGTACAGGAGAGACAAAGACGAGTTAGAGATGCAGATGGAGCAGCTTGCACTGGACTATGAAATTTTGAAACAGGAAAACCATGACATTGCATATAAGCTGGAACAAAGTGAACTGCAAGAACAGTTGAAACTGCAGTATGAATGCTCTCCTCCTCCTGGCATAGAAGACTTTGAAACACATATCCAGAATCTGGAAAGTCGACTCAAGAAACAGTCAGAAGAATTCTCAAATTCTCTGGAAACCATCAAGTCTCTTGAGAACCAAATCAGCAGATTAGAGGAGGAACTGGAGAAACAATCCCAAGGATTTGAAGCTGACTTAGATGCAGTGACACGTGACAAAGTTGAGCAAGAGCAAAGAGCCATTCGAGCAGAGGAAGCTTTGCGAAACACCAGACATAAAAATGCTAGTACTGCAGAGAGGATTCAAGAAGAATTTAGAAGGCTTTCAATGCAAATGGCCACGACATTTGAGGCAAATGAAACGGCTACCATGAGAGCACTGACAGAAGCAAATGAACTTCGTGTTCATAAAAGACTACTGGAGGAAAAGCTGTGTAAAGTCAAAGAAGAGCTTCAGTCAGTCAAAGCTGATTATGAGGTAAAACTGAATGAACTTTCCAACAAAATAGATACCATGACAGTTCAGATGCAACAGATGTTGTTAGAAATTGACGACAAGTCCATGCAACTCGAAAACCAGAAAACGCACGAGGAACAAGCTGGCAATGATTTCTCCGAAGAGATCCAGTTGCTAAAATCTGAGAATGAAAAGCTTACAGTGGAGATCTCATGCTTATCTGAACaagtaaaacaaaaagaaattttaagtTCTGACATGGAACTCATGAAGAAATCACTTGAGGAATATGAGATCCTGTTAAATACTCAAAAGGAAGAAAGAAACGAGCTTGTGAGTACAATTGCTTTGTTGAAGAAGGAAGCAGAACAGTCACTGGATGAGCTAAATATGATGATGCATCTCAAGGATGAAGAAGAGAAAGTCAGTAGACTCTTGCATTCAGAGTTAGAAGCACTTAAAGTTCAATATAGTGACCTGAAACGTTCTCTTATTGATGATGAGACTGAGAAAGAAAACCTAAAACAAGAAATTTTCCATCTTAGAAGTGAACTGACGAAGAAGGATGATGCATTAACCACACAAATTGCTTCAATTCCTCAGCATTCCAAAGAAATGACAAATCTGagtgagaaaataaaaatgctCGAG GACCTGATAAAGTCAAAGGAGATTGCCTTGGAAACATCAGCTTCTTCACTTTTGGAGAAGGAAAGGGAACTTCAATCCAAAGTTGAGGAACTGGAGGACAAAGTGGAGGAACTCAATCGGAGAACCAAG GTTGTTGCGGATACAAGTTTTACTTCTACAAATGACAGATCTGAAGAAGTAAGAAGTACAATTGAGCATCTCAATGATACTTCATGTATCTCTGAAGAAAACGGGGTTGTAGCATCATCATCCAAGAG TCATGCACATTTGTCAGTGAAAGAAGCAGAAAAACACACAATGGATACTAATGCCGATGGCAGCCTCAGCGACGTTTTAACCGAACTGTCATCGTTGAAAGAAAGAGACACATCAATGGAAACCGAATTGAAAGAGTTGCAAGAAAGATACTCAGAAATGAGTCTCAAATTTGCGGAAGTAGAAGGCGAAAGACAGAAGCTTGTCATGACAGTAAGAAGCCTCAAGAATTCTAGGAAGGGTTAA
- the LOC123915971 gene encoding myosin-2-like isoform X2 has protein sequence MFRWRSDKNKVKAIFKLHFHLTQVVQSGVDSLVLSIIPGDNGKPTTRLEKAIVTDGICKWENPVYETVKFAYDTKNAKFTEKIYYFVVSTGLSKASIFGEVSIDFADYAEATKISSVSLPIKNSNSDAVLHVSIQRLQENNDKREEEEYEDTKLKPNDRSLRTYLSNGDLNGCTKSDSSEISQDASANANTDRSGLTVDCRTSSGSDITLSSSDGSFGLDTPRELGLRNTTIQVTTNGVPSEPQKPAVNALPSMYDVHQRSSHFRDRSASSEHGLSTDGSSHGSHDALPRERSHQASDLENEKLKAEVAALARQVDVSDMELQTLRKQIVKESKSRQELAKEVISLKEERDTLKIECENLKSLRKRVDEAKMSSRSQLGSGDLHTLVEEIRQELNYEKDLNANLRLQLKKTQESNAELVLAVQDLDAMLEQKNREIHSRSNTYEHTKNSHDLGRNPSNCETDDDEQKELDELVKDQSGAKETHLLEQKIMDLHSEIEMYRRDKDELEMQMEQLALDYEILKQENHDIAYKLEQSELQEQLKLQYECSPPPGIEDFETHIQNLESRLKKQSEEFSNSLETIKSLENQISRLEEELEKQSQGFEADLDAVTRDKVEQEQRAIRAEEALRNTRHKNASTAERIQEEFRRLSMQMATTFEANETATMRALTEANELRVHKRLLEEKLCKVKEELQSVKADYEVKLNELSNKIDTMTVQMQQMLLEIDDKSMQLENQKTHEEQAGNDFSEEIQLLKSENEKLTVEISCLSEQVKQKEILSSDMELMKKSLEEYEILLNTQKEERNELVSTIALLKKEAEQSLDELNMMMHLKDEEEKVSRLLHSELEALKVQYSDLKRSLIDDETEKENLKQEIFHLRSELTKKDDALTTQIASIPQHSKEMTNLSEKIKMLEDLIKSKEIALETSASSLLEKERELQSKVEELEDKVEELNRRTKVVADTSFTSTNDRSEEVRSTIEHLNDTSCISEENGVVASSSKRFDCFLLSSNSLLSSVWH, from the exons ATGTTCAGATGGAGGAGTGACAAAAATAAAGTCAAAGCTATTTTCAAACTCCACTTTCATCTCACTCAG gTGGTACAATCTGGTGTGGATTCTTTGGTGTTGTCTATAATTCCTGGTGATAATGGAAAACCAACTACAAGATTAGAGAAAGCTATAGTAACTGATGGAATTTGTAAATGGGAGAATCCTGTTTATGAAACTGTTAAATTTGCTTATGACACTAAAAATGCCAAATTTActgaaaaaatttattattttgttgtttcaacG GGGTTatcaaaagcaagtatttttgGGGAAGTTTCTATAGATTTTGCTGATTATGCAGAAGCTACAAAGATTTCTTCTGTTTCTCTTCCCATCAAGAATTCAAATTCTGATGCTGTCTTGCAT GTATCAATCCAGAGATTACAAGAAAATAATGATAAAAG AGAGGAAGAGGAATATGAAGATACTAAACTAAAACCCAATGATAGGAGCTTAAGGACCTATTTAAGCAATGGAGATCTTAATGGATGCACTAAAAGTGATTCTTCAGAA ATTTCACAGGATGCGTCTGCCAATGCAAACACAGATAGATCTGGATTGACTGTTGATTGTAGGACATCTAGTGGATCTGACATTACATTGTCAAGTTCCGACGGAAGCTTTGGACTTGATACTCCCCGAGAACTTGGACTAAGAAATACTACCATCCAGGTAACCACAAATGGTGTCCCTTCAGAGCCTCAAAAACCTGCTGTGAATGCCTTGCCATCAATGTATGATGTACATCAGAGATCATCACATTTCCGGGACCGCTCAGCTAGTTCAGAACATGGTCTGAGTACGGACGGTTCATCACATGGCTCTCATGATGCACTTCCGAGGGAAAGATCCCATCAGGCATCAGATTTAGAGAATGAAAAGTTGAAGGCTGAAGTTGCTGCTTTGGCTAGGCAGGTGGATGTGTCAGACATGGAACTTCAGACTCTTCGGAAGCAAATCGTAAAGGAAAGCAAAAGTAGGCAGGAGCTCGCAAAGGAAGTTATCAGCTTGAAAGAGGAAAGAGATACACTCAAAATAGAATGCGAAAATCTCAAGTCTTTACGCAAACGAGTGGATGAAGCCAAAATGAGTAGCAGGTCACAATTGGGAAGCGGAGATCTTCATACTCTTGTTGAAGAAATCAGACAAGAATTGAATTATGAGAAGGACCTGAATGCAAATCTCAGACTACAGTTAAAGAAGACACAGGAATCAAATGCTGAACTAGTTCTCGCTGTTCAGGATCTCGATGCAATGTTGGAGCAGAAAAATAGGGAAATACACAGTCGTTCCAATACTTACGAACATACTAAAAACTCCCATGATTTAGGGAGAAACCCCTCTAATTGTGAAACAGACGATGATGAACAAAAAGAATTGGATGAGCTTGTTAAGGATCAAAGCGGTGCCAAGGAGACACACTTACTTGAGCAAAAAATCATGGATCTCCATAGTGAAATAGAGATGTACAGGAGAGACAAAGACGAGTTAGAGATGCAGATGGAGCAGCTTGCACTGGACTATGAAATTTTGAAACAGGAAAACCATGACATTGCATATAAGCTGGAACAAAGTGAACTGCAAGAACAGTTGAAACTGCAGTATGAATGCTCTCCTCCTCCTGGCATAGAAGACTTTGAAACACATATCCAGAATCTGGAAAGTCGACTCAAGAAACAGTCAGAAGAATTCTCAAATTCTCTGGAAACCATCAAGTCTCTTGAGAACCAAATCAGCAGATTAGAGGAGGAACTGGAGAAACAATCCCAAGGATTTGAAGCTGACTTAGATGCAGTGACACGTGACAAAGTTGAGCAAGAGCAAAGAGCCATTCGAGCAGAGGAAGCTTTGCGAAACACCAGACATAAAAATGCTAGTACTGCAGAGAGGATTCAAGAAGAATTTAGAAGGCTTTCAATGCAAATGGCCACGACATTTGAGGCAAATGAAACGGCTACCATGAGAGCACTGACAGAAGCAAATGAACTTCGTGTTCATAAAAGACTACTGGAGGAAAAGCTGTGTAAAGTCAAAGAAGAGCTTCAGTCAGTCAAAGCTGATTATGAGGTAAAACTGAATGAACTTTCCAACAAAATAGATACCATGACAGTTCAGATGCAACAGATGTTGTTAGAAATTGACGACAAGTCCATGCAACTCGAAAACCAGAAAACGCACGAGGAACAAGCTGGCAATGATTTCTCCGAAGAGATCCAGTTGCTAAAATCTGAGAATGAAAAGCTTACAGTGGAGATCTCATGCTTATCTGAACaagtaaaacaaaaagaaattttaagtTCTGACATGGAACTCATGAAGAAATCACTTGAGGAATATGAGATCCTGTTAAATACTCAAAAGGAAGAAAGAAACGAGCTTGTGAGTACAATTGCTTTGTTGAAGAAGGAAGCAGAACAGTCACTGGATGAGCTAAATATGATGATGCATCTCAAGGATGAAGAAGAGAAAGTCAGTAGACTCTTGCATTCAGAGTTAGAAGCACTTAAAGTTCAATATAGTGACCTGAAACGTTCTCTTATTGATGATGAGACTGAGAAAGAAAACCTAAAACAAGAAATTTTCCATCTTAGAAGTGAACTGACGAAGAAGGATGATGCATTAACCACACAAATTGCTTCAATTCCTCAGCATTCCAAAGAAATGACAAATCTGagtgagaaaataaaaatgctCGAG GACCTGATAAAGTCAAAGGAGATTGCCTTGGAAACATCAGCTTCTTCACTTTTGGAGAAGGAAAGGGAACTTCAATCCAAAGTTGAGGAACTGGAGGACAAAGTGGAGGAACTCAATCGGAGAACCAAG GTTGTTGCGGATACAAGTTTTACTTCTACAAATGACAGATCTGAAGAAGTAAGAAGTACAATTGAGCATCTCAATGATACTTCATGTATCTCTGAAGAAAACGGGGTTGTAGCATCATCATCCAAGAGGTTTGATTGCTTTCTACTTTCATCGAATTCCCTTCTCTCTTCTGTATGGCATTAA
- the LOC123915972 gene encoding remorin 1.4-like — protein MEETLKNEQSIDTPNAPPDQPLELSYFVEEKKPENEGTSSSIVKQERIVRDHATSPLNQIPPAAGTDTKDSVDRDAVLARVESQKRLALIKAWEENEKTKVENRAYKMQSAVDLWEDNKKSSIEAKFKGIEVKLDKKKSEYIEVMQNKKAEIHLSAEEKKAMIEAQKGEEIVKVEETAAKFRTRGYEPRRLLGCFGFGVRAFR, from the exons ATGGAAGAGACATTGAAGAATGAACAATCTATTGACACCCCAAATGCACCACCTGATCAACCTCTAGAGCTTTCCTATTTCGTCGAAGAAAAGAAACCGGAGAATGAAGGTACTTCAAGCAGTATTGTTAAACAAGAGCGCATTGTGCGTGATCATGCTACTTCTCCACTCAATCAAA TTCCTCCTGCTGCTGGAACGGATACAAAGGACTCAGTTGACAgag ATGCTGTGCTAGCAAGGGTTGAATCACAGAAAAGATTGGCTTTAATTAAAGCATGGGAAGAAAATGAGAAGACAAAAGTAGAGAACAG AGCATATAAGATGCAATCTGCCGTTGATTTGTGGGAGGATAACAAGAAATCATCAATTGAGGCAAAATTCAAAGGAATTGAG gtaaaattggacaaaaagaAGAGTGAATATATTGAAGTAATGCAAAACAAAAAAGCTGAAATTCATCTATCAGCAGAAGAGAAAAAAGCAATGATTGAAGCTCAAAAAGGGGAAGAAATTGTGAAGGTAGAAGAGACAGCTGCAAAATTTCGTACTCGTGGTTATGAGCCAAGAAGACTTCTTGGATGTTTTGGTTTCGGTGTAAGGGCTTTCCGTTAA